From Methanobrevibacter ruminantium:
CCTAATGCAAGCCCTATAAAGAAGAATGCAATAGTAAGCAATATTTCAGAGCTAATATTTGGATTTAATCCATGGTTAAATAATAAAAACCATCCAATAATAGATAAAACCAAGGTTAAAACATCTATTTCAGATATTATATAAGGTTCCATATGCTTTTTATAGCTCAATAAAAGACCAGCGATGGATCCTATAATGAAAACCAAAATATAAATCATAATATATAATTCTTCCATAATCTCACCTAGTTTACCTAAATTGGCTTATATAAACAAATAAATGTGATACAAATAATAAAAAATGTAATGATGAATGCAATCTCCTCTAAGTTTTCAGCTAAATGAGCATATTTTTCCTTATTTTGCATCAATATAAATGGAACAAAAATAAGTCCAATTATAGCTAAAGGAAGCGCTAAAATACTTTGATAGAAAGCAGCAAGTCCTGCCACTGCAAAAATGCCTAAAGCTACCAATGAAGTTAATACTCTCATTCCTTTTTCATCATTCATTTTTAAGCCTTCTTTATTAGTTTTTTACTTAATTAAAGATTAATTAAGTTTTTTAATCAACAAATTTATAATAATTTTTTTAAATTTTTAAATTTTTTAATAATGATTAAATAATAATCATGATAATTGAACCTACAGTGCAGATAACTGCAATGGATATTTGAGCCATTACAGAATGGTTTGGATTCAACATAGGAGTTGTAGCATTGATGAATCCTGTAATAATACAAATTACAATCATTCCAATCAAGTATCCGACAACGGAAATAGGCCCAAAGAATATTGTTAAGAATAACCATAATAAAATATACCATGCGATTGATTCTGAAAACATTATGTATCCTCTAAGCATACCAAAGTGTTCAGTTTCAAATCCTGATATGATTTCCTTTCCTTTTGTGATTGCAAAAGGAGAATATGGAGATTTTGTAACAATTAAAGTGAAGAACATAATCGCTGCAAGAGGCAATTGCAATACCAAAGGCCCATGCACTGCCTGATACGCTATGATTCCACTGATATCCATAGTTCCAGTCAATAGGAATATGATAGCGATAACAGCAAAGAGAGGCAATTCACCAGCTGCTGAGAAAACAGCCCTTACACAACTCAATTTACCATATGGGGAACCTGATGAGGATCCTGCATTATGCTCTACAATCTTATGGATAGCATAAACACCGAATATTATCATTAAGGAACCTTGAGCCACTGGACCTACAATAACTGCAGTAACCCAAACAGCTGCTAAAATAACTGTAATACCTACATAAAACGGCATTGCAGCAGTTTTTGGAAATGAAGTTTCCTTAAAGAAAAATTTCAATGAATGCAATAAGTACTGTATAATAGGAGGTCCTGGCCTCAATTGGACTCTTGCCATAACCTTTCTATGGAAACCTAATAAAAGACTACCTGCAAGGAAAGCGATTACTACATTGATTAAAATTTGAGCCATTAAATTCATAATATCTGCAAAGAGATCATATTAGTAACCTGTAAATGGTTCTTCTCTTCTTTCCTCCTCTTCCTCTTTTATTGGTTTGGACATTGTTAAAAGTCCAAATGAAAGTACTAAAAATGGTATACAAACAATAGCTATTGCATATACTATCCAATCAGCAGGATTAAATATTAAAGCGTAAAGGATAGCTAATACAGACACAATCAAGATAATATAACTAGCTATTTTCATTTTATTCATTTTATCGGCCTTCTATTAAATAATAAACGTAATCTACAATATAGTTAATAAGATTTCAACAAATCTAACAATAATAAACAATGAACTTAAGTGGATAATCAATATGAATGGAGATCCAGGAGTTCTGAACATTTCTGCCTTACTTGCAAAGAATGGTGCTATACCGCTTTCACCACAAACTCCTATTAACATTACAAGCGCTCCAAATATCATCATTGGACTTGCAGGAATTGAAGCGAGTTCAATTAGGCTTAATGTACCGGTAGCTGCTAAAATCATAGCTGCTCCACCGAAGAGTGGCAAACCGCACATCATTGCAATCAAACCGTATTGATAAGCGGAATTCAAAACCTCCACTTGCTTTACAGCAGAAACAATACCGATGTTAACAATACCGATTAATGCCATGAATAAGGTAAAGTTAAATAAATCTCCAGTAATCATAGCTCCTGCAGTAGCTATTCCACAAATAATAGCCAAGAATCTTCTATGCTTGAATTCCTTTTTGCCAACTGCAACCTTATTTTCATCAAGAGAACCAAACATTGCTTCCACTTGAGTTTCAGTTCGGCTAATGGCTATCAATGCTGTAAATACAAGTATAGTTACAAACAAGAATATGTGGAGAGGGTTTAAATAAAGAACAATATCTCCTAAAGGAATTGTTCCCATCAAGTCTCCGCCTAAACTCTCTATAAGCATTTAAAGTCTCCTTTTTTTATTTTAAGTTCATTTATTTGTTTTTTTGAATAATAAATTGATAAATATAATATTTTAAATTTTAAATTCATTTGGAATAATCATTTTCTTCCATATTCCTCTCTCATCATTATTCCAATCAATCCAATCTTGGAAGCCACTTTCAAGAGCAATCCTAAAGCAGCTAGGAATAAGCTGAGTAACCAGTATTGAGGCAAGATAAAGAATAACAGGAATCCAATAATCCATAAGCACCAAGAGATACCGGATATTGCTCCCACT
This genomic window contains:
- a CDS encoding DUF788 domain-containing protein; protein product: MNKMKIASYIILIVSVLAILYALIFNPADWIVYAIAIVCIPFLVLSFGLLTMSKPIKEEEEERREEPFTGY
- a CDS encoding hydrogenase, which codes for MNDEKGMRVLTSLVALGIFAVAGLAAFYQSILALPLAIIGLIFVPFILMQNKEKYAHLAENLEEIAFIITFFIICITFICLYKPI
- a CDS encoding respiratory chain complex I subunit 1 family protein, whose amino-acid sequence is MNLMAQILINVVIAFLAGSLLLGFHRKVMARVQLRPGPPIIQYLLHSLKFFFKETSFPKTAAMPFYVGITVILAAVWVTAVIVGPVAQGSLMIIFGVYAIHKIVEHNAGSSSGSPYGKLSCVRAVFSAAGELPLFAVIAIIFLLTGTMDISGIIAYQAVHGPLVLQLPLAAIMFFTLIVTKSPYSPFAITKGKEIISGFETEHFGMLRGYIMFSESIAWYILLWLFLTIFFGPISVVGYLIGMIVICIITGFINATTPMLNPNHSVMAQISIAVICTVGSIIMIII
- a CDS encoding DUF2104 domain-containing protein, which produces MEELYIMIYILVFIIGSIAGLLLSYKKHMEPYIISEIDVLTLVLSIIGWFLLFNHGLNPNISSEILLTIAFFFIGLALGRRPGYGRKETAIGILIAAIVWISTSGVLF